ATAGGGAAGATAGAGAGACAGGGCAATTCTGCTAAGTGCAAATTCGTGATGGATGTCAGCTACATGCCCTCCATAGCTAGGATAACTGTAGAGGGTAGAGTAATCACCAGGGGCTCCCAAGATGAGATGGAGAAGCTGATCTCAGATGCTAAGGAGGGGAAATTGCCAGCTCCCATAGTTCAGAGCGTATATACTGTCGGAACAAGTGAGATAATAATAGTATGCAGATCTATAGGGGTGCCCCCGCCTCTTCCACCGATACCTCAGCCCAAGTCGGAGGAGGGCATCGGTTACTCCCTTTGACCGCTGAACCAAAAATAGTGGGAGGAGCCCCCGCTTATCTCGGGCATAATAGTGAGCTCATCATCTTGGGATACGGGGGCATCTAGTCCGCCTTTGGACTCAGCGGAGACTCCATTTATCAGCACTATCATCTTCAGCTTCTCTCCATCAGTTATCAGCTTCCTCACATCCTCGGGCAGTCTCTCTAGCACCTCTCTGAGTGTAGCCCTTCCTAAATTTAGCTCGATTACTCCTCCCATGATCTCCTTAGGCTTCCCCAGGAACCTTATCCTCATGCTCCCCCCTACTCGTTGAGGGAGACCACCCTCTCCAGCTCCGGTATGACCCAATCGAGGCCTAGCCTCCTCAAGGTACTCTTCCTCGGGATACCGTTCTGATCCCATCCCCTGTTCTCATAGTACCAAGTCAGCATCTTCTCATAGTCATCCCTGTTGAGCTTGCTACCGGCTAGAGGACCCTTAGTCTGAGGCTCCTCGAACCACTTCGCGGGAGGAGTATCTAAGGACCTGTTCCATCCGCCCTTCTCCCTGACCCAGAACGCCCTCATAAGTGTGTAGATCCTGTTAGCTATTATTTGGAGGTCATCCCAACTGTAGTCCAGTCCTGTAGCTGCCTTCAGGAACTTGGGATACCACTCGAGATCATAACCGACCTCTACCCAGGGTAATCTGCAAGCAGCAGCGCTTTCGAAGAAGCCTCCTCTTACGTTCTGCATCCATATCAGCTTCTTGGCCCTCTCCTCACTAACTACACCTCTGCCCTCCCTTATCTCGTATGAGATGAACCAAGCGTCCTTGTGATGGGCGCCTATAGGGCTCGTCCCATAGGCTAGGGCCATCCCTATATACGCGTGGCAATCGTATGCACTTATCTCTAGCCCCTTCACATGCATCGCAAACTTCTCCGATCCCTTACCTATCTTATGCGATGCATAAGCCACTCCTTCAGCAAGAATAGATCCGAATCCTTCTTTATTCACTATCTTCTTGGCCAGTTCCACATAAGCTTGCCCATTCCCCCAATCGAGCTTGAGGCCGGCATCTCCCTCGCTGATTAAGCCCCTCTTCATCGCTTCAGTAGCGAATGCTAGCACGCTTCCCAAGCTTATCGTATCCACTCCCGCTTCATCGGCGATCAAGTTGAGAGTGAGGGCCCAATTCATATTATCTATCCCCAAGTTGGGCCCCAGCATCGCTATGTTCTCGTAATCCACTTCAGTATCTCTTCCCTTGTAGGGACCCTCCTTTATTTCATTTATGTTCCCGCAGGGCATATTGCAATTCGGGCATCCCTTCTGCCCTATCTTGTATATCTTCTCCATAGCATTGCCGCCCACCTTATCGTAACCATCGAAAACACCCTCACTCATGTTGTAAGTCGGTAGGGCAGCATTTGCATTCGCCCACTCGACAGTAGCCATCGTCCCCTGCCTCACCCAGAAATCATAATTGTCCTTGGACTTTATGTCTTTGTAAGACTCAGCTCCCAGCTTCGCTACCTCCTTAGGGTCTGCCAATGGGATCTCCTTGCTTCCCCTTATCACTACAGCCTTCAGGTTCTTCGAGCCCATCACAGCACCTATTCCCGGTCTTCCGCCCGCCCTTCCCTTCTCAGAAGTTATCACTGCGAATTTCACGAGCTTCTCGCCACTTGGTCCTATGACCAATATCCCGGAGTTCTTCCCATACTGCCTTTCGAGCTCTTCCTGGGCTTTGTAAGTATCGAGACCCCATAGATCTCTACCATCCTTTATCTCAACTTTATCATTCTCTATGCTCAGAATAGATGGCTTCTCGGCTTTCCCCGATATTATTACAGCATCGTATCCAGCTTTCTTAAGCTGAACGGATGCCCTCGTCCCTATGTTCCCATCCCCGTAGCCCCCGGTCAGGGGAGATTTAGCGGCGACGACCAACTTCCCGCTGCTAGGCATACTTATTCCAGTGAGGGGGCCCGTGGAGAGTATCAATAAGTTTTCAGGGGATAGAGGATCAGTTCCCCGGGGGAGCTCATCCCACAAAGTTTTTACCGCGAATCCTCTCCCTCCCAGGAAGTCCACGGCGACTTTAGGATCTAGGTCCTGGACCAATGACTTACCCTTGCTGAGATCGACCCTCAGTAACTTACCGGTCCATCCACCCCTCATGAGAGCACCCGGGGTAGCGGTACTGAAAAGTTAAAAACTTACTTTACACTGGAGAGAGGGATGCTCGATAATCCGGGAGATGGCATAAAAATAAGAGCCTCTATCGGAACTCTAGCGAGGATCGGAATAGCGCAAGTGAAATTGGAAGCCTATCCGAGGACAGCTTACCTCCTCCTCCCGGGAGGCTGTTCAGGTAGCTGTCTCTTCTGCCCTCAATGGATCAAGGAATCTCGAGTCTCAAGGGTGAGCTGGCCGGAGGTGGAATTGGAGTATATTTTGAACGCTCAAATGCTATTTGAGAGGATTTGTATACAATCCGTCCTGAGGAGGATGTTCTGGGAGGATTTAGTGAAAATTTCGTCACTCTTCGAGATCCCGGTATCCATCTCGACTAACCCGGTGGGGGAGAGGGAGCTCTTGGAACTGAGGAAGAACTCTCAAATGATAGGGATAGGAATAGACGCAGCTTCAAGCTCGTTATTCGAAGCGATTAGGAGGCCCGGATCCTTCGAATCCTATCTAAAATTCTTCGAGAAATCCTTGAGGATATACGGTAAGGGGAACGTTTACGTCCACCTGATAGCTGGATTGGGCGAGGATCTGAAGGATATGGTGAAGATCATGTCTTATATATACGATAGAGGAGGGGCAGTCGCTCTCTTCGCCTTCACTCCAGTCCCGGGGACCCCGCTTCAGGATAGAGAGCCCCCTCCGATAACTTACTACAGGTTCATCCAGATCGTCAATTACTCCCTGAAGGAGGGGATCCCACTCGAGAGGATTGGATCTCTGGATCCCGATGATTATAAGGAGGCCTTTCTGACATCTGGATGTCCGGGATGCAACAGGCCCTTCTACAACGAGAGGCCCGGCGGCAAGTTATACAATTTCCCATCTAGGGAGCTCCTGGAGTCGAGATGGGAGGAAGTGAGAGAGGAGGTGAGGGCATCTCTTGAATACCTCAGGTTTCTTCCCTAAGGGGAAGTTCATAGAGGTCAGCATAACCGGGAGAGCTTGCCAACTGAACTGCCCGATTTGCGGGGGGAGGTGGCTAGAGGGGATGCTCGGTGTGAATAGACCGGAGGATTTAGTTAAGCTAGGCATTTCTGAGTGGAAGAGGGGGGCCAGAGGGATTCTGATAAGCGGAGGATATAATAGAGAGGGGAAACTGCCTATTCAACCTTTCCTATGGGCTATAAGAGAGCTCAAGAGGATCGGTTTCATAATAAGCGTTCATACAGGTCCCCTGGATAAGAAGGAGGCTCAGGATCTAGGGAAGGCTGGAGTTGATATTGCAGATTTCGAGTTAATGGATGAAAACTCCGCTAGGATTGCGAAAGGGCTCAATCTTAGTCTCGAGGATTACCTGAGGGGGATGGAGGACCTCTCGGGGGAGGGGATAGAGGTAGTCCCCCACATAATATTGGGGCTCCCCGGCTCCAGGGAGGGCTCTCTAGCTGGGTATATCGATATCATAAGGGAACTTAAGATAAGGAGGACCGTCATTTTGGGGTTCATACCTACTCCAGGGACTGAGTTTTCGGATGAAACAGCCCCAAGCCCTGAGACCCTCAGGAGGGCAGCCGAGGAGTTGAGGAAGGTCTCGAGAGTGAGCTTAGGATGTATGAGGGCTCCCTGGCTAAAGAGAGAATATGATAGGATGCTCTCGGGCGTAGTGGATAGGATAGCGAACCCTCACAATTCCCTGAATCTGGAGAGAGTTGAAGCTTGCTGCTCCATCCCGGAGGAACTCATCGATAGGTTCATCTGACTAAAGTTATGAGGGCCCTTAAGATGGGGTTCCTGATCCTCTCGGCTAATCCGCTCGTAGGATATAGGGAGAGCCCCTTCTTAACCCTAGCATCTGATCTCCGCGCTAATTCATCGATCCTATCCTTCAAATCATCTATGGGAATTCCCCTCTCAACCCTATCTAGGACGAGTTTATCGAGCTTTATCCTCTCCATGGCTAGCTCATAAGCCTCCTCATCAACGATCCCCTGGAGGTACCTCTCGGCGAGCAATCTCTCATATGCATCGAGCGATGCCTCAGCTATCTCCCTCCTGTTCATCCATCTGGTCTCATAATTGAGGGACTTCATCCAATGCTCGGAGAGGAGGGCTCTCCTATAATCCTCGAAATCCCTCAGAGTTATAATATATCCGAAGGCCCCCGGATCCATATAAGCCCTGCTCCCAGGATCGACGAAAGGTGCTAATGGAGAAACGAAAGAATCCAATCTCTTAGAAATCTCCCTGAGCTTCCTGAAGTAATCAGCAACAGAGATGGCTTGCTCCCTCCTCTGGAAAGGGAGGCCCACCATGAAGTAAAGGTCGAGCCTCTCGAACCCCAGAGATTCGGAGTTAGATACCATCTTCTCCAATGATTGGTTCGTGTAGGGTCTCCCGAATGCCCTCCTAATGTCCTCAAAGGGACTCTCTGGGGATATCTGTAGGTAGACGGAGTGAGAAGTCCTCCTTATGTATCCTAAGACCTCCTTAGATGGTGGAGTGAAGAATTCGAAGATGAGCTCATTCTCCAGGTCGAGCTCCTTCAGGAGCTTGGATACTCTCTCGACCCTCCCCATTCCACCAATCCTCAGATCACCTACGAAGAATATAGGCATCTTAGATATCCTCGCTATTCCCTCTACCTCATCAGCTATTGCCTCTGGAGACTTTATAGCGAGTTTCCTCCTCATGTAAGCCCTCTCATATGCGAATCTGGATCCGCCGCATGTGATGCAGTTGAAAGGGCAGCCTTTCATCGTTATAACGCCAGCTATAGGGGCCTCATCGAAGGATGCGAAGGGGGAGCTTATAGCGAGATCCCTCGTCTTCTTGACATTCCTCAGGAGGAACTCATGGTCTATCCCGAATTCATCTAGGGATTCCGGGATCCAGCTCAATGGATTCTCCCTTATTTTTCCTCCATCCTTCCAAATGATATTCGGGGTCCTCTCAGGTCCCTCCTCTATGTACCTGAGGAGGGGGAGCTCCGCGCTATCTCCGGTTAAGATGGCATCGATGAAGGGGTATCTTATCACCTCATACCTGAAGTAGGTGGATGAGAGGCCACCGAGTACGACCTTACTCTCCGGATGAATCTCCTTAATGATCCTAGCAATCTCTATCGCTCCCTGAGCATGTACAGCCCAGTGAAGATCTATTCCGAAGAGATCAGCCTCTATCCTCTTGATGTACTTCTCAACATCGAAGGAGCGGTCCTTCAACATCTTCGCGGCCAAGTTAAATATTGCGACGTTGAGACCGTTCTTCTCGAGGTAAGTAGCTAGAGTCAGGAATCCATAGGGCATCATATCGAAGACGTACATGGAGGGAATTACCTCACTGATCATACTGGCGTAGGATGGGCTCTTCCTGAAGTCATAGACGCTCGGAGGGTGTATGAGAGCGACGTCCAGCTTCAAGCTTTTCCCCGGGGATCAGGGGTATCTTTATTTACTTAACTTTTCCCCATGGATGGGACTGATATGAGCGAGCTCACCCAAGGGTTGAGGAAGCTGAGGCTCTCAATGATACCAATGCTCCTCTCTGGAATCTCCCTAGCTTTAGCTCACACCCCCCAAGTACTACCGAATGAGTACTCAATCCCAGTCCTAATAGCTTCAGCTTTCCTCTGCATAGTATCGCTAGCCTTTTTCACTATGGGGATAAGTAGCATATGTGAATCATTGGGGGAGATCTTCTGCAAGTTGAGGAGGCTCTTCAAATACTTGACACCCGCTCTCCTGATCTTCACTTCTATCTCAGTCTTCTATGGGGTAGAAAGCCCCATCGGAATAGAAGGACTGGTATCGAAACCACCTCTACTAATAGCGGCGATATTTTTCATAATCCTCCTCCTGTTAATGGCATACTCATTCATAAAGCTCAGCTCATTGTTGGGCTCAAGATCCATGATGCTCGGATCCGCAATGATAATTCCATCCCCGTTCGCAGCAATAACTGGCTATGACACAGGCGTGATCATGGGATCGGCATTGGGAATAATAGGATCGCTGATACTCATGCTCACCCTGACTAGACTCATAAGGGCTGAGATAGAAGTTGTAGAGGCTGAGGAGGCTCCGCAGGAATATGAAGAAGAGCCCGAGGAAGTTTCTAAGTTAGAGGAAATCCCGAAGAGGCCACTGGAGGTCCCTAGGAGGAGACCGGTGGAGGTTCCTAGGAGGGAGGAGATATACGAAGGGATTCATGTAAGGGCTGAGGAGAAGAGAGCCAGATTATTGGGGCCAAACGGATTAACAATAGAGCTCGAGCTCGGTGTCAGAGCTTTCGGTAGGAGGGATTTCGTAGGATACGTCCCGGAGGAGGATCTGGACTACATATCGAGGAGGCACTTCGAGATCAAGGGGACGAAGGAAGGATATTTCATAAGGGATCTGGGGAGCTTAAATGGGACTTGGGTTAACGGGAACAGGATAGGAAGGGAATTCGTTAAGTTAGTCAATGGAGCTGTCATAGATGTCGCTGAGGTCGCTAGACTCAGGTTCTCATACGAATCGGAGGACCTGGGTGTGCCCGAGATATGAATAGGGGATCCTTAGGGAAAGTAGATAAATACACGCTGATAAGAATGCTGAGAGAAGGGGGATTCTCGAAGGTATTCCTGGCGAGGAGGGAAAGGGAGCTAGTAGTAGTGAAGCTCCCTAAGGATGATGAGCTATCGAGGTACCTCCTAGCCGAGGAGGCTGAGATACTGGAGGAGGTCTCAAAGCCAGTGCCTCACGAAAACATCGTCGGATTCATAGAGTGGATCCCCGAAGCCTCAGCTCTCGTCGAGGAGTACGTCCCCGGCCCGACGTTGAGGGAAGCATTCTCAGGGAGGATTGCAACGCAGGGAGATGCCATCAGAGTTGCTCTAGGATGCCTCTCAGCATTAGAGAGGATACATTCATTGGGGATCGCTCATGGTGACATTAAGCCGGAAAACATAATACTTCCTAAGCCATTGCATCCCGTCCTAATCGATATGGGAGTCGCTAGGAGGTTCGGAAGCAAATCTTTAGCTGCTACATTGGGATGGAGCGCCCCGGAATTCCTAAAGGGGGAAGTTTCCCCGGAGTCAGATATATATTCAGTTGGGGCACTCCTCCTCTTCATGTTAACCGGAAGGGATCCTCCTGAGGACCCTTCATCCATAAAGGTCCCAAATAACATCTCCGACAACCTCAAGTATGTCTTGGAGAGATCCCTCAATCCGGAGCCATGGGGGAGATTCGGGAGCGCTAGTGAGATGTCCCTGGCCCTCATGGGGAGGAAACTGCCCCAAGGAGAGGGGCCGAGACTCGTTATCCAAGGTAAAGTAATAAATTTGACCTCAAAGATAACGATAGGGAGGATAAAGAGGCAGGGAGGCACTGGAAATGCCGATGTCTGCCTCCAGGAGATAGGGAACAGGAGGCTCTTACCCCCAGGCCCGCCTCTCGGGTGGGTTGAGATATCTAAGGTAGGCGGGGAGTTCTGGATAAGCGATATGGGCGCACCTGGAGGAGTGTGGATTCAGGAGGGGATGAGCTGGAAGAGGGTAATGGACTATCCCCTCAAGCACGGTCAACTGATATCTATAGGGCTCAGAGTCAAGGGGAGGATGGCCCTTCCTTATGTCTTGGGTAGGTTCTATTCACGCTGATCTCCAAAAAGTTTTTCCGGTAATGTGGGTCGCTTGAGTGGTGACTTCGATGAAGAGTGAGGGATCGACGCAATCTAAAGAGCTGGAGAGCCTGAAATATGTCAAGAGAAAGATAGCTGTGATGAGCGGGAAGGGAGGAGTCGGTAAGACCACTGTCTCCGTGAACATAGCAGCTGAACTCGCTAGGAGGGGTTATTCCGTCGGCATAATGGATACGGACCTCACGGGACCTAACGTCCCTAGGGCCATCGGTCTACTGGGCTCCCAAGTATATGTCGAGGAGAACAAGCTGATCCCTGTAGAAGGTCCTTTAGGGATAAAGGCCATTTCACTGGGGTTCATGATAGAGGACGAAGATGCTGTCATATGGAGAGGACCTCTTAAGGCCAAAGCGATACAGGAATTAGTGGAAGGTACAAAATGGGGGAATTTGGATTTTCTGGTGGTAGATCTCCCGCCTGGAACAGGAGATGAACCATTGAGCGTGATGCAGCTCATCCCTCTCGATGGCATCGTTATAGTGACCACTCCTCAGAAGATCGCCCTGATGGATGTCAGGAGGGCGATAAGGATGGCTAAGGCTATGAACATAAAGGTCCTCGGTCTAATAGAGAACATGAGCTACTTCAAATGCGGTAGTGAGAAGATCAAGATATTCGGGGAAGGTGGCGGCAGGAAGCTCGCGGAGGAGGAGGGAGTCCCCTTCCTCGGTGAGATCCCAATAGATCCGAAAGTTGTTGAGCTAACTGATGAGGGTAAGCCCATAGTGATGGAGGATCCCGAGAGCCCTGTAGCTAAGGCATTCAGCGAAATAGTTGATAGGATGCTCGCTCAGATCGGATGACAGTTATTTCAGCTGGTACAGATTCATAAATTTATTTTTCATATCGTCTTAAAATGTTAAGAAAATTACATAAAGGTGAGCTGAGAAAAAAATAAACTTCCATCTTTTAGATATAAAAACATACAGTAAGTATATTAAAATCTCAAATTTTTTTCGATTTACTGGATTTTTAGATGACTCCAATATATGAAACGGTTGCATTGGTAAGTTAAGAATTAGAGCATGTAACATTTATTTAGGTGATCCCGGAGTTATCGCTCGATGAAAGCAACGAAAATGTTAGTTTCCACGGGCGTAGCATTAATTCTGCTCATGACGATAAGCGCTTCGGCAGGTACCGGATGTGAGGCAATCGCATCCTCACTACCTCCACCTAGGATAGTCAGCTTATCATATACAGTTAGGGGAACTACAGTCTACTTCACCGCCGTGGCAGCTTTCGAGAAAACCACGACAGAAGATAATATGCCAAGGGAGTGGATTTGGGATTTCGGTGATGGGCAAACTCTCAAAAAAACGGGCGGTTATAAGATAAATGAGACACAAAAGGGCGCTTCTATAATAGCTTATTATGGTATGGACGTCTCCCATACCTACAAGGATTACACTCAATATACAGTTAAGGTGAGCGTGAAGAATACTTGGATGAAGGAATCAAACGTTTACATTGCTACGATAACCGTCAAGAAACCAAATTACCCGCCCGTAGTTGAGCTTAAGGATGTTTATCCAAATCCCGCGCAACCGAATGAGAAGGTTACATTCGTAGCTGAGGCTTCCGATTCCGACGGTCGCGTAACTACCTTCTACTGGGATTTCGGCGATGGCAATAAGCAGCAGGGGGCTAACCTAACTAGGGTCACTCACGCTTACTCGAGAGAAGGCACTTACACCGTCACGTTGAAAGTCGCTGATGATAAGGGAGCCATCTCGAATGAGACATCCGTCAAGGTTTACGTTAAGTCTAGGATGACTGAGGCGAAGCCCCCGAACAGAGCACCAATCATAACTTCGGTAACGTTCAGCCCGCAGGATCCGGACCCTGGGGCTACTATATCATTCAGGGCATCCGCTTACGATCCCGATGGTGATCCGATAACATACACTTGGGATTTCGGTGATGGCACTGTGAGGAAGGGGGACGCTGAGATCAAGTATACCTACCCGAAGGAAGGTGCTTACACAGTTAAGGTGAAGGCGATCGATTCAAAAGGGCTTGAGTCCTCCTATTATACTGT
The sequence above is drawn from the Candidatus Korarchaeum cryptofilum OPF8 genome and encodes:
- a CDS encoding radical SAM protein, whose amino-acid sequence is MNTSGFFPKGKFIEVSITGRACQLNCPICGGRWLEGMLGVNRPEDLVKLGISEWKRGARGILISGGYNREGKLPIQPFLWAIRELKRIGFIISVHTGPLDKKEAQDLGKAGVDIADFELMDENSARIAKGLNLSLEDYLRGMEDLSGEGIEVVPHIILGLPGSREGSLAGYIDIIRELKIRRTVILGFIPTPGTEFSDETAPSPETLRRAAEELRKVSRVSLGCMRAPWLKREYDRMLSGVVDRIANPHNSLNLERVEACCSIPEELIDRFI
- a CDS encoding radical SAM protein — encoded protein: MLDNPGDGIKIRASIGTLARIGIAQVKLEAYPRTAYLLLPGGCSGSCLFCPQWIKESRVSRVSWPEVELEYILNAQMLFERICIQSVLRRMFWEDLVKISSLFEIPVSISTNPVGERELLELRKNSQMIGIGIDAASSSLFEAIRRPGSFESYLKFFEKSLRIYGKGNVYVHLIAGLGEDLKDMVKIMSYIYDRGGAVALFAFTPVPGTPLQDREPPPITYYRFIQIVNYSLKEGIPLERIGSLDPDDYKEAFLTSGCPGCNRPFYNERPGGKLYNFPSRELLESRWEEVREEVRASLEYLRFLP
- a CDS encoding protein kinase domain-containing protein translates to MNRGSLGKVDKYTLIRMLREGGFSKVFLARRERELVVVKLPKDDELSRYLLAEEAEILEEVSKPVPHENIVGFIEWIPEASALVEEYVPGPTLREAFSGRIATQGDAIRVALGCLSALERIHSLGIAHGDIKPENIILPKPLHPVLIDMGVARRFGSKSLAATLGWSAPEFLKGEVSPESDIYSVGALLLFMLTGRDPPEDPSSIKVPNNISDNLKYVLERSLNPEPWGRFGSASEMSLALMGRKLPQGEGPRLVIQGKVINLTSKITIGRIKRQGGTGNADVCLQEIGNRRLLPPGPPLGWVEISKVGGEFWISDMGAPGGVWIQEGMSWKRVMDYPLKHGQLISIGLRVKGRMALPYVLGRFYSR
- a CDS encoding PKD domain-containing protein; translation: MKATKMLVSTGVALILLMTISASAGTGCEAIASSLPPPRIVSLSYTVRGTTVYFTAVAAFEKTTTEDNMPREWIWDFGDGQTLKKTGGYKINETQKGASIIAYYGMDVSHTYKDYTQYTVKVSVKNTWMKESNVYIATITVKKPNYPPVVELKDVYPNPAQPNEKVTFVAEASDSDGRVTTFYWDFGDGNKQQGANLTRVTHAYSREGTYTVTLKVADDKGAISNETSVKVYVKSRMTEAKPPNRAPIITSVTFSPQDPDPGATISFRASAYDPDGDPITYTWDFGDGTVRKGDAEIKYTYPKEGAYTVKVKAIDSKGLESSYYTVSVSVRGNRPPQASIISIKTLDNVTFLFQGMGVDPDGKVVAYEWNMGDGKIFTGELEGNSIPHDYLNYTYSKSGNYTVSFRVKDDKGVWSNWVSRKITVKIPEIASASLSWIGLDNLWMSIGIGAFIVIFASYLAVRDSNRNGFVERANSRKVVVRKDLNRRGQGPRGKYYRDYRTYVRKGSKKSPWD
- a CDS encoding MoaD/ThiS family protein, producing the protein MRIRFLGKPKEIMGGVIELNLGRATLREVLERLPEDVRKLITDGEKLKMIVLINGVSAESKGGLDAPVSQDDELTIMPEISGGSSHYFWFSGQRE
- a CDS encoding FHA domain-containing protein; the protein is MSELTQGLRKLRLSMIPMLLSGISLALAHTPQVLPNEYSIPVLIASAFLCIVSLAFFTMGISSICESLGEIFCKLRRLFKYLTPALLIFTSISVFYGVESPIGIEGLVSKPPLLIAAIFFIILLLLMAYSFIKLSSLLGSRSMMLGSAMIIPSPFAAITGYDTGVIMGSALGIIGSLILMLTLTRLIRAEIEVVEAEEAPQEYEEEPEEVSKLEEIPKRPLEVPRRRPVEVPRREEIYEGIHVRAEEKRARLLGPNGLTIELELGVRAFGRRDFVGYVPEEDLDYISRRHFEIKGTKEGYFIRDLGSLNGTWVNGNRIGREFVKLVNGAVIDVAEVARLRFSYESEDLGVPEI
- a CDS encoding Mrp/NBP35 family ATP-binding protein, producing MKSEGSTQSKELESLKYVKRKIAVMSGKGGVGKTTVSVNIAAELARRGYSVGIMDTDLTGPNVPRAIGLLGSQVYVEENKLIPVEGPLGIKAISLGFMIEDEDAVIWRGPLKAKAIQELVEGTKWGNLDFLVVDLPPGTGDEPLSVMQLIPLDGIVIVTTPQKIALMDVRRAIRMAKAMNIKVLGLIENMSYFKCGSEKIKIFGEGGGRKLAEEEGVPFLGEIPIDPKVVELTDEGKPIVMEDPESPVAKAFSEIVDRMLAQIG
- a CDS encoding aldehyde ferredoxin oxidoreductase family protein, with the translated sequence MRGGWTGKLLRVDLSKGKSLVQDLDPKVAVDFLGGRGFAVKTLWDELPRGTDPLSPENLLILSTGPLTGISMPSSGKLVVAAKSPLTGGYGDGNIGTRASVQLKKAGYDAVIISGKAEKPSILSIENDKVEIKDGRDLWGLDTYKAQEELERQYGKNSGILVIGPSGEKLVKFAVITSEKGRAGGRPGIGAVMGSKNLKAVVIRGSKEIPLADPKEVAKLGAESYKDIKSKDNYDFWVRQGTMATVEWANANAALPTYNMSEGVFDGYDKVGGNAMEKIYKIGQKGCPNCNMPCGNINEIKEGPYKGRDTEVDYENIAMLGPNLGIDNMNWALTLNLIADEAGVDTISLGSVLAFATEAMKRGLISEGDAGLKLDWGNGQAYVELAKKIVNKEGFGSILAEGVAYASHKIGKGSEKFAMHVKGLEISAYDCHAYIGMALAYGTSPIGAHHKDAWFISYEIREGRGVVSEERAKKLIWMQNVRGGFFESAAACRLPWVEVGYDLEWYPKFLKAATGLDYSWDDLQIIANRIYTLMRAFWVREKGGWNRSLDTPPAKWFEEPQTKGPLAGSKLNRDDYEKMLTWYYENRGWDQNGIPRKSTLRRLGLDWVIPELERVVSLNE
- a CDS encoding TIGR04190 family B12-binding domain/radical SAM domain protein — translated: MKLDVALIHPPSVYDFRKSPSYASMISEVIPSMYVFDMMPYGFLTLATYLEKNGLNVAIFNLAAKMLKDRSFDVEKYIKRIEADLFGIDLHWAVHAQGAIEIARIIKEIHPESKVVLGGLSSTYFRYEVIRYPFIDAILTGDSAELPLLRYIEEGPERTPNIIWKDGGKIRENPLSWIPESLDEFGIDHEFLLRNVKKTRDLAISSPFASFDEAPIAGVITMKGCPFNCITCGGSRFAYERAYMRRKLAIKSPEAIADEVEGIARISKMPIFFVGDLRIGGMGRVERVSKLLKELDLENELIFEFFTPPSKEVLGYIRRTSHSVYLQISPESPFEDIRRAFGRPYTNQSLEKMVSNSESLGFERLDLYFMVGLPFQRREQAISVADYFRKLREISKRLDSFVSPLAPFVDPGSRAYMDPGAFGYIITLRDFEDYRRALLSEHWMKSLNYETRWMNRREIAEASLDAYERLLAERYLQGIVDEEAYELAMERIKLDKLVLDRVERGIPIDDLKDRIDELARRSDARVKKGLSLYPTSGLAERIRNPILRALITLVR